The sequence below is a genomic window from Cicer arietinum cultivar CDC Frontier isolate Library 1 chromosome 6, Cicar.CDCFrontier_v2.0, whole genome shotgun sequence.
ATGAATTAGTCAAAGACTCTTCTATAATTAGAGATACTATAAGAAGCTAGCAATTTAACTATCATCCATATTAATACTACCTTCAAGTTTACcaaatacttttttataaatgaaaattatatattttgagtaaaaatGTTAGAATatagtaaatatttattttagaaacattttttattttaataatttaatattaaatttaagtgtTAGTAAATTCATGCATGttctctctatatatatgtATCATGATAGATAgagcaaaatatattaaaagaaaatcacTTCACATAATAATTAAGAATCAAGTCAACACTATTCTACcattttctttgatttctaaAAATGGCCTCACCAAAGTTGATTTCAGTTATGTCAATGCTTGTGACAACCATGGTTTTGATTAATGTGATGATTGTTGGAGCAGCAAAAACATGGTGTGTGGCAAAGAAGGGAGCTGATACCACAACATTACTTAGTGCTTTAAATTATGCATGTGGAGCTGGAGCTGATTGTGAGCCTATTCAGTCCACTGGACTTTGTTTTAATCCAGACACTGTTGAAGGACATGCTTCCTATGCTTTTAATAGTTACTATCAAATTCAGAAGCAAGCCGATGGCTCTTGCGATTTTGGTGGCAGTGCAACCATTGTTGAAATTGATCCAAGTATGCATATCAATACTcctttaattagtttatttatttatattttatattaaatataacttttatgattgaaaattgttttgaaactaatttatattgatGGTGCATGTTTGATTTTcccgttattttttttattgatttagtcCCTTCAAAATCCAATAAAAT
It includes:
- the LOC101496960 gene encoding PLASMODESMATA CALLOSE-BINDING PROTEIN 2-like, translated to MASPKLISVMSMLVTTMVLINVMIVGAAKTWCVAKKGADTTTLLSALNYACGAGADCEPIQSTGLCFNPDTVEGHASYAFNSYYQIQKQADGSCDFGGSATIVEIDPSYEKCVYPSS